The following proteins are encoded in a genomic region of Shinella zoogloeoides:
- the murC gene encoding UDP-N-acetylmuramate--L-alanine ligase: MKMPQSIGLVHFIGIGGIGMSGIAEVLHNLGHRVQGSDQSDSANVQRLRDKGIEVFVGHRAENLGDAEVVVVSTAIRKSNPELVAAREKLLPVVRRAEMLAELMRFRNAIAIGGTHGKTTTTSMVATLLEAGGLDPTVINGGIINAYGTNARMGEGEWMVVEADESDGTFLKLPADVAVVTNIDPEHLDHYGNFDAVRAAFRQFVENVPFYGFGVMCLDHPEVQSMVSRIEDRKVITYGENPQADVRFSNIRMDGATSIFDVEIRRRRTGQVISMKDLRLPMPGRHNVSNATAAIAVAQRLGITPEAIAKGLASFGGVKRRFTFTGSWNGVNVYDDYGHHPVEIKAVLRAAREACSGRIIAVHQPHRYSRVASLFEEFAGCFNDADTIMIAPIYAAGEDPIDGVSAEELVSRIKSAGHRDARFLTAPEALAPLVAGIAKPGDFVVLLGAGSITYWAQALPKELAGISGEVA, encoded by the coding sequence ATGAAGATGCCGCAGAGCATAGGGCTCGTTCATTTCATCGGCATTGGCGGCATCGGCATGAGCGGCATCGCCGAGGTGCTGCACAATCTCGGCCATCGCGTGCAGGGCTCCGACCAGTCGGACAGCGCCAATGTGCAGCGCCTGCGCGACAAGGGCATCGAGGTCTTCGTCGGCCACAGGGCGGAAAACCTCGGCGACGCGGAAGTCGTCGTCGTGTCGACCGCCATCAGGAAGAGCAATCCGGAACTCGTCGCGGCGCGCGAAAAGCTGCTGCCGGTCGTGCGCCGCGCGGAAATGCTCGCCGAGCTGATGCGCTTCCGCAACGCCATCGCCATCGGCGGCACGCACGGCAAGACGACGACGACCTCGATGGTCGCGACGCTTCTCGAAGCAGGCGGGCTCGACCCGACCGTCATCAATGGCGGCATCATTAACGCCTACGGCACCAATGCCCGCATGGGCGAGGGCGAGTGGATGGTGGTGGAGGCCGACGAATCGGACGGCACCTTCCTCAAGCTGCCGGCGGACGTCGCCGTCGTCACCAATATCGACCCCGAACATCTCGACCATTACGGCAATTTCGACGCCGTGCGCGCGGCCTTCCGCCAGTTCGTCGAGAACGTGCCGTTCTACGGCTTCGGCGTCATGTGCCTCGATCATCCCGAAGTGCAGTCGATGGTCAGCCGCATCGAGGACCGCAAGGTCATCACCTATGGCGAGAACCCGCAGGCGGACGTGCGCTTTTCCAATATCCGCATGGACGGCGCGACCTCCATCTTCGACGTGGAGATCCGCCGCCGCCGCACCGGCCAAGTGATTTCCATGAAGGATCTGCGCCTGCCGATGCCCGGCCGCCACAACGTTTCCAACGCGACCGCCGCCATCGCCGTCGCCCAGCGTCTCGGCATTACGCCGGAGGCGATCGCCAAGGGGCTGGCGAGCTTCGGCGGCGTCAAGCGCCGCTTCACCTTCACCGGAAGCTGGAACGGCGTGAACGTCTATGACGACTACGGCCACCATCCGGTCGAGATCAAGGCCGTGCTGCGCGCCGCGCGCGAAGCCTGCTCGGGCCGCATCATCGCCGTGCACCAGCCGCATCGCTACAGCCGCGTGGCAAGCCTCTTCGAGGAATTCGCCGGCTGCTTCAACGATGCCGACACGATCATGATCGCGCCGATCTACGCGGCGGGCGAGGACCCCATCGACGGCGTGAGCGCGGAGGAGCTGGTTTCGCGCATCAAGTCCGCCGGCCATCGCGACGCGCGGTTCCTGACCGCGCCGGAGGCGCTGGCGCCTCTCGTGGCCGGCATTGCAAAGCCGGGCGACTTTGTGGTTCTCTTGGGGGCTGGCAGCATCACGTATTGGGCGCAGGCGCTGCCGAAGGAACTGGCAGGCATTTCGGGTGAGGTGGCATGA
- the murG gene encoding undecaprenyldiphospho-muramoylpentapeptide beta-N-acetylglucosaminyltransferase — protein sequence MDKGIVLLAAGGTGGHLFPAEALAHELKAGGWSVHLVTDSRAERFAGKFPADEIHVVPSATIGSKNPVSVVRSLLTLWKGIRAARRLMARLRPKVVVGFGGYPTLPPLLAATGMGIPSMIHEQNAVMGRANKVLAARVKAIAGGFLPETGGQYSEKTVTTGNPVRPAVLDASAIPYEASADGEFRLVVFGGSQGAQFFSKAIPSAIAALEPQDRARLRITQQARPEDRDEVVRSYADLGIPADVSPFFTDMAARIGHAHLVISRSGASTVSEVSVIGRPSILVPYPYALDHDQAANAAALAAGGGAKVIAQSELSTERLAGIVSKAMHDPSRMAAMAANARKAGKPDAARLLALMVEAIAGGKTIAQFKGERP from the coding sequence ATGGACAAGGGCATCGTTCTTCTCGCCGCCGGCGGCACCGGCGGCCATCTCTTTCCGGCAGAGGCGCTGGCGCATGAGCTGAAGGCCGGCGGCTGGTCGGTCCATCTCGTCACCGACAGCAGGGCCGAGCGATTTGCCGGCAAGTTCCCGGCGGACGAGATCCATGTCGTTCCCTCCGCCACCATCGGCTCGAAGAACCCGGTCAGCGTCGTCCGCTCGCTTCTGACCCTCTGGAAAGGCATTCGCGCCGCGCGCAGGCTGATGGCGCGGCTGCGGCCGAAGGTCGTCGTCGGCTTCGGCGGCTATCCGACCCTGCCGCCGCTGCTTGCCGCGACCGGCATGGGCATCCCCTCGATGATCCACGAGCAGAACGCCGTGATGGGCCGTGCCAACAAGGTGCTTGCCGCTCGCGTGAAGGCTATCGCCGGCGGCTTCCTGCCCGAGACGGGCGGCCAATATTCGGAAAAGACGGTGACGACGGGCAATCCCGTGCGCCCGGCCGTGCTGGACGCATCGGCCATTCCCTATGAGGCCTCGGCGGACGGTGAATTCCGCCTCGTCGTCTTCGGCGGCAGCCAGGGCGCGCAGTTCTTCTCCAAGGCCATTCCCTCGGCGATCGCCGCGCTGGAGCCGCAGGATCGGGCGCGGCTGAGGATCACCCAGCAGGCGCGGCCGGAAGACCGCGACGAGGTGGTGCGCTCCTATGCCGATCTCGGCATTCCAGCCGACGTCTCGCCCTTCTTCACCGACATGGCCGCGCGCATCGGCCACGCCCATCTCGTCATCAGCCGTTCGGGCGCCTCGACGGTCTCGGAAGTCTCGGTCATCGGCCGGCCCTCCATCCTCGTGCCTTACCCTTACGCGCTCGACCATGACCAGGCGGCCAATGCCGCGGCGCTTGCCGCCGGCGGCGGGGCGAAGGTGATCGCCCAGTCCGAGCTTTCGACGGAGCGCCTTGCCGGCATCGTCTCCAAGGCGATGCACGACCCTTCGCGCATGGCGGCGATGGCCGCGAATGCCAGAAAGGCGGGCAAACCGGACGCCGCGCGCTTGCTCGCCCTGATGGTTGAGGCTATTGCGGGCGGCAAGACGATCGCACAATTCAAGGGAGAACGGCCATGA
- the ftsW gene encoding putative lipid II flippase FtsW, with product MVSRAERGALADWFWTIDRFFLAAFILLMGLGFMLSFAASPAVAERIGLDSFHFVRRHAFFLIPAIGIMLGISFMSPRQVRRAAMILLIVSLAAMVLALFFGVEVKGSRRWISIGSLSIQPSEFMKPAFVVICAWLFAEHARQPEIPGNLFAIILFGIVAALLVAQPDLGQTILTASVWGGMFFMAGMPWLWIIILGGAGVGGLLTAYTLLPHVAARIDKFMTGEGDTFQMDTAREAIIRGDWFGQGPGEGIVKRIIPDSHTDFIFSVAAEEFGIVFCMAIVLVFAFVVMRGLNHAFKERNDFTRFAVAGLVLQIGIQSMINIGVNLELLPAKGMTLPLISYGGSSMIAICVTAGFILALTRHRPEKRASERSLFRGGIVAPAE from the coding sequence ATGGTTAGTCGTGCCGAACGTGGTGCATTGGCGGACTGGTTCTGGACGATAGACCGGTTCTTCCTCGCGGCCTTCATCCTCCTGATGGGCCTCGGCTTCATGCTGTCCTTCGCGGCGAGCCCCGCCGTCGCCGAGCGCATCGGCCTCGACAGCTTCCACTTCGTCCGGCGCCACGCCTTCTTCCTCATCCCGGCCATCGGCATCATGCTCGGCATTTCGTTCATGTCGCCCCGGCAGGTGCGGCGGGCGGCGATGATCCTTCTCATCGTCTCGCTCGCGGCCATGGTGCTGGCGCTGTTCTTCGGCGTCGAGGTCAAGGGCTCGCGGCGCTGGATCTCCATCGGCAGCCTTTCCATCCAGCCTTCGGAATTCATGAAGCCGGCCTTCGTGGTGATCTGCGCCTGGCTCTTCGCCGAGCATGCGCGCCAGCCGGAAATCCCCGGCAACCTCTTCGCCATCATCCTCTTCGGCATCGTCGCGGCGCTGCTCGTCGCCCAGCCCGACCTCGGCCAGACGATCCTGACCGCCTCCGTCTGGGGCGGCATGTTCTTCATGGCGGGCATGCCGTGGCTGTGGATCATCATCCTCGGCGGGGCGGGCGTCGGCGGCCTCCTGACGGCCTATACGCTGCTGCCGCACGTGGCGGCGCGTATCGACAAGTTCATGACCGGCGAGGGCGACACGTTCCAGATGGACACGGCGCGGGAAGCCATCATTCGCGGCGACTGGTTCGGCCAGGGACCGGGCGAGGGCATCGTCAAGCGCATCATCCCGGACAGCCACACCGACTTCATCTTCTCGGTCGCGGCCGAGGAATTCGGCATCGTCTTCTGCATGGCCATCGTGCTGGTCTTCGCCTTCGTGGTGATGCGCGGCCTCAATCATGCCTTCAAGGAGCGCAACGATTTCACGCGCTTTGCCGTTGCCGGCCTCGTGCTGCAGATCGGCATCCAGTCGATGATCAATATCGGCGTGAATCTGGAGCTGCTGCCGGCCAAGGGCATGACGCTGCCGCTGATCTCCTATGGCGGCTCGTCGATGATCGCGATCTGCGTGACGGCCGGCTTCATCCTGGCGCTGACCCGTCACCGGCCGGAAAAGCGCGCCTCCGAGCGCAGCCTCTTCCGCGGCGGCATCGTGGCGCCCGCTGAATAA
- the murD gene encoding UDP-N-acetylmuramoyl-L-alanine--D-glutamate ligase → MIPVTTFKGKSVALFGLGGSGLATAMALAAGGANVTAWDDNPASVENASTAGIRTADLRTLDWKGIDALVLSPGVPLTHPKPHWSADLARAAGVEIIGDVELFVRERRAQAPDCPFIAITGTNGKSTTTALIAHILRASGRDTQLGGNIGTAVLTLDPPKAGRFYVVECSSYQIDLAPTLNPSAGILLNLTPDHLDRHGTMQHYADVKERLVAGSRTAIVGVDDTFCAMIADRIERAGTKVVRISRRNVVADGIHADGSRLLLAQGGTSREIADLSAIQTLRGSHNAQNAAAAVAACLAVGLGETEIRAGLASFPGLKHRMQPVGRKGDALFVNDSKATNADAAAPALSSFERIYWIAGGVPKEGGISTLGGFFPRIAKAYLIGEAAPAFAATLGEAVPFEIAGTLERAVADAAADAERDGGGPVAVLLSPACASFDQYKNFEVRGDAFVKHVAALPGVSMLVEI, encoded by the coding sequence ATGATCCCCGTCACCACCTTCAAGGGAAAGTCGGTCGCGCTCTTCGGGCTCGGCGGCTCGGGCCTTGCGACGGCAATGGCGCTAGCCGCGGGCGGCGCGAACGTGACCGCCTGGGACGACAATCCCGCGAGCGTCGAGAACGCGTCCACCGCCGGCATCCGGACCGCGGACCTGCGCACGCTCGACTGGAAGGGCATCGACGCGCTGGTGCTGTCGCCCGGCGTGCCGCTGACCCATCCCAAGCCCCACTGGAGCGCGGACCTTGCGCGCGCCGCGGGCGTCGAGATTATCGGTGACGTCGAGCTCTTCGTGCGCGAGCGCCGGGCGCAGGCGCCCGATTGCCCCTTCATCGCCATCACCGGCACCAACGGCAAGTCGACCACCACGGCGCTGATCGCCCATATCCTTCGGGCGAGCGGCCGTGACACGCAGCTCGGCGGCAATATCGGCACGGCCGTGCTGACGCTCGATCCGCCGAAGGCGGGCCGCTTCTACGTGGTCGAGTGCTCGTCCTACCAGATCGACCTCGCGCCGACGCTGAACCCCTCCGCCGGCATCCTGCTGAACCTCACGCCCGACCATCTCGACCGTCACGGCACGATGCAGCACTATGCCGATGTCAAGGAACGGCTCGTCGCCGGCAGCCGCACGGCCATCGTCGGCGTCGACGATACGTTCTGCGCGATGATCGCCGACCGCATCGAGCGGGCCGGCACGAAGGTCGTGCGCATCTCCCGGCGCAACGTCGTCGCCGACGGCATCCATGCCGACGGTTCGCGGCTCCTCCTGGCGCAGGGCGGAACCTCCCGCGAGATCGCCGATCTTTCCGCCATCCAGACGCTGCGCGGCAGCCACAATGCGCAGAACGCGGCGGCTGCCGTCGCGGCCTGCCTTGCCGTCGGGCTCGGGGAAACGGAAATCCGCGCGGGCCTTGCCTCGTTCCCCGGCCTCAAGCATCGCATGCAGCCGGTCGGCCGCAAGGGCGACGCGCTCTTCGTCAACGATTCCAAGGCGACGAATGCCGATGCGGCGGCGCCCGCGCTGTCGAGCTTCGAGCGCATATACTGGATCGCCGGCGGCGTGCCGAAGGAGGGGGGCATTTCCACCCTCGGCGGCTTCTTCCCGAGGATCGCCAAGGCCTATCTCATCGGCGAGGCGGCGCCGGCTTTCGCCGCGACGCTCGGCGAGGCGGTGCCCTTCGAGATCGCCGGCACGCTGGAACGGGCGGTGGCCGATGCGGCGGCGGATGCCGAAAGGGACGGCGGCGGCCCGGTCGCCGTTCTTCTATCCCCGGCTTGCGCAAGCTTCGACCAGTACAAGAATTTTGAAGTCAGGGGCGACGCCTTCGTGAAACACGTGGCGGCGCTGCCGGGCGTGTCCATGCTGGTGGAAATTTAA